A window from Dermacentor albipictus isolate Rhodes 1998 colony chromosome 10, USDA_Dalb.pri_finalv2, whole genome shotgun sequence encodes these proteins:
- the LOC135918148 gene encoding uncharacterized protein isoform X3: protein MNDPSTCFQTYVAVKMKSYSSVVALIVLLAVVMDFSSGLLPSKQTPSDATAESYWYLLDSPDVSPRTVVSRGKAKRETSTLPQVQRLLHNELPPEY, encoded by the exons ATGAACGACCCTTCTACGTG TTTCCAGACGTACGTGGCTGTCAAGATGAAGTCCTACTCTTCGGTCGTCGCGTTGATTGTTCTCCTGGCTG TTGTCATGGACTTCAGCTCCGGCCTATTGCCAAGTAAgcagactccatctgatgccacTG CTGAGAGCTACTGGTATTTGTTGGATTCACCAGACGTGTCTCCACGCACGGTTGTTTCAAG GGGAAAGGCCAAAAGGGAGACGTCGACCTTGCCACAAGTGCAGCGATTACTGCACAATGAGCTGCCTCCTGAGTATTAG
- the LOC135918148 gene encoding uncharacterized protein isoform X2, giving the protein MTASDFTFGQPRPVQKPNFQTYVAVKMKSYSSVVALIVLLAVVMDFSSGLLPSKQTPSDATAESYWYLLDSPDVSPRTVVSRGKAKRETSTLPQVQRLLHNELPPEY; this is encoded by the exons ATGACGGCAAGCGACTTCACTTTTGGACAGCCACGTCCAGTCCAAAAGCCTAA TTTCCAGACGTACGTGGCTGTCAAGATGAAGTCCTACTCTTCGGTCGTCGCGTTGATTGTTCTCCTGGCTG TTGTCATGGACTTCAGCTCCGGCCTATTGCCAAGTAAgcagactccatctgatgccacTG CTGAGAGCTACTGGTATTTGTTGGATTCACCAGACGTGTCTCCACGCACGGTTGTTTCAAG GGGAAAGGCCAAAAGGGAGACGTCGACCTTGCCACAAGTGCAGCGATTACTGCACAATGAGCTGCCTCCTGAGTATTAG
- the LOC135918148 gene encoding uncharacterized protein isoform X4 codes for MKSYSSVVALIVLLAVVMDFSSGLLPSKQTPSDATAESYWYLLDSPDVSPRTVVSRGKAKRETSTLPQVQRLLHNELPPEY; via the exons ATGAAGTCCTACTCTTCGGTCGTCGCGTTGATTGTTCTCCTGGCTG TTGTCATGGACTTCAGCTCCGGCCTATTGCCAAGTAAgcagactccatctgatgccacTG CTGAGAGCTACTGGTATTTGTTGGATTCACCAGACGTGTCTCCACGCACGGTTGTTTCAAG GGGAAAGGCCAAAAGGGAGACGTCGACCTTGCCACAAGTGCAGCGATTACTGCACAATGAGCTGCCTCCTGAGTATTAG